A genome region from Alicyclobacillus acidocaldarius subsp. acidocaldarius DSM 446 includes the following:
- a CDS encoding MGDG synthase family glycosyltransferase: MRRVLLMTASFGSGHNQAAYAVMEALKEKDAEVEVVDYVGLLNPALRSFAKFSLIQGVKRAPGLYGLFYKSMSRIDPDSALQRYVNHIGIERIQEYIAYYRPDCIASTFPTPMGVVGELRRAGKIDIPNLAIVTDYTAHRQWYHDFADHYFVATDEVKRDLVSYGIPEDAVDVVGIPLRRKFREENVQRLLAHRSELIRSIGFQEDIPIILLMGGGSGILADPGVWESFIPESGMQYLIICGHNRRLERRFSAIQSERVRVFGYTNEIEKFMAMADLIVTKPGGLTLTESIAMRLPLLIYRPIPGQEEANARFAEQAGVAVCVKSPAEAQAFLLSVREDPSILSRMREACSAMPSCGAAERIAQKIMLYATKKLPCRSVSPEWPPELLPT, from the coding sequence ATGCGCCGCGTTTTGCTGATGACCGCGTCCTTTGGCTCGGGGCACAACCAGGCGGCGTACGCCGTGATGGAGGCGCTCAAGGAAAAAGATGCCGAAGTGGAAGTGGTCGACTACGTCGGGCTCTTGAATCCAGCGCTGCGCTCGTTTGCAAAGTTCAGCCTGATTCAGGGAGTGAAGCGGGCGCCGGGTTTGTACGGCCTTTTTTATAAATCCATGTCGCGGATCGACCCGGATTCCGCCCTTCAGCGGTATGTCAACCACATCGGCATCGAGCGCATCCAGGAGTACATCGCGTATTACCGGCCTGACTGCATCGCGAGCACGTTTCCGACGCCAATGGGGGTCGTCGGCGAACTGCGCCGCGCGGGGAAAATCGACATCCCGAACCTGGCCATCGTGACGGATTACACGGCTCATCGCCAATGGTATCACGACTTCGCGGACCATTACTTCGTCGCGACCGATGAGGTGAAGCGCGATCTCGTCTCGTACGGGATTCCTGAGGACGCGGTGGACGTCGTGGGGATCCCGCTGCGCCGGAAGTTCCGAGAGGAAAACGTCCAGCGCCTTTTGGCGCATCGGTCTGAACTGATTCGTTCAATCGGTTTTCAAGAAGACATCCCTATCATCTTGCTCATGGGAGGCGGCAGCGGGATTCTGGCCGATCCCGGCGTGTGGGAGTCGTTCATCCCCGAGTCGGGCATGCAGTACCTCATCATCTGTGGCCACAATCGTCGACTGGAGCGCCGCTTCTCCGCGATTCAGAGCGAGCGCGTCCGCGTGTTCGGGTATACCAACGAGATCGAGAAGTTCATGGCGATGGCGGATCTCATCGTCACGAAGCCGGGCGGGCTGACGCTGACGGAGTCCATCGCGATGCGCCTGCCCCTCCTCATCTATCGGCCGATTCCAGGTCAGGAGGAGGCGAATGCGCGGTTCGCCGAGCAGGCGGGTGTGGCGGTGTGCGTGAAGTCTCCGGCGGAAGCTCAGGCGTTCTTGCTCTCGGTGCGCGAAGACCCGTCCATCCTGAGCCGCATGCGCGAGGCGTGCAGCGCGATGCCGAGCTGTGGCGCGGCGGAGCGCATCGCGCAAAAGATCATGCTGTATGCCACGAAGAAGCTTCCGTGCCGCTCCGTGTCGCCGGAGTGGCCGCCCGAGCTTCTTCCGACGTGA
- a CDS encoding YkoP family protein has translation MPNRAARAVFDAWEALFHRALHLEELEPGTEHLFFVARRRYLGRTFEVDGIVVRPGDPVVEMHMNNALIERALREDTNIVRAIVRLLRQARVSMPALARAVQHEKFRDAQVLYGITMIHRGIEHFGFHTYPLRNPFVRAVTSWHLTNILKMVNPDADHILQTHRDVLQPKLVVASKQKIIEMFGEGALSAREGVMTDDQGRGEVVSLDS, from the coding sequence ATGCCAAATCGGGCAGCGCGGGCGGTCTTTGATGCATGGGAAGCCTTATTTCATCGCGCTCTGCACCTGGAGGAACTCGAGCCCGGCACAGAGCACCTGTTTTTCGTTGCCCGCCGTCGGTATCTCGGTCGGACCTTCGAGGTTGACGGGATTGTGGTTCGCCCGGGCGATCCCGTCGTGGAGATGCACATGAACAACGCGCTCATCGAACGGGCGCTTCGCGAGGATACCAACATCGTGCGGGCCATTGTGCGGCTCTTGAGGCAAGCACGCGTCTCGATGCCGGCGCTCGCGAGGGCCGTTCAGCACGAGAAATTTCGGGACGCCCAGGTGTTGTACGGGATCACGATGATTCACCGCGGGATCGAGCACTTCGGTTTTCACACGTACCCGCTCCGCAATCCATTCGTGCGCGCCGTGACCAGTTGGCACCTGACGAATATCCTGAAAATGGTCAATCCGGACGCGGATCATATCCTGCAGACGCATCGAGACGTGTTGCAGCCGAAGCTCGTCGTCGCTTCCAAACAAAAGATCATCGAGATGTTCGGCGAAGGCGCGCTCTCCGCGCGCGAGGGCGTGATGACCGACGACCAAGGCCGCGGCGAGGTCGTGTCCCTGGACTCATGA
- a CDS encoding flavin reductase family protein, which yields MAIDENAFRKALARFASGVTVITAAAEGEMGGITVSAFCSLSLRPPLVLACIDERASILPLLRRSGAFAVNILSDEQSGLSNQFASKMSDKFQGVSHDIGPLGQPLLAGAQAHLVCTLVHEWEGGDHRVLVGQVEAASVDESRTPLLYYASQYGSFHPLS from the coding sequence ATGGCGATTGACGAGAACGCTTTTCGCAAGGCCTTGGCCCGATTCGCCAGCGGCGTGACCGTGATCACAGCGGCCGCCGAGGGCGAGATGGGCGGGATCACCGTCTCGGCCTTCTGCTCGCTGTCGCTGCGCCCGCCGCTCGTCCTCGCGTGCATCGACGAGCGCGCCAGCATTCTTCCACTTCTTCGCCGATCCGGCGCGTTCGCGGTCAACATTCTGTCCGATGAACAATCCGGCCTTTCGAACCAGTTCGCGAGTAAGATGTCCGACAAGTTTCAGGGCGTCTCGCACGATATCGGCCCGTTGGGCCAGCCGCTCCTCGCGGGCGCGCAGGCTCACCTCGTTTGCACGCTCGTTCACGAATGGGAAGGTGGAGATCACCGCGTCCTCGTCGGACAAGTCGAAGCGGCATCCGTCGACGAATCGCGAACGCCGCTCCTCTACTACGCGAGCCAGTACGGCTCGTTTCACCCTCTCTCCTGA
- the phoU gene encoding phosphate signaling complex protein PhoU yields MNEGTSRMQQRQAFDIALKELKMKLLHMGGDVQESIRHAVAAVLKHDEALAERVIERDREVNRQDHEIEDLCIRLIATQQPVAGDLRRIVAGMRLAVDLERMGDLAVDLAKTALRLAAPPMPDVARRLQEMAEAVDSMVSEALNAYVNSDADAARRLAEMDDAVDRDYRLLVEELFADGPDASGTPQQRMLIAFCGRYLERIGDHVTNIGESVLYILTGERSDLN; encoded by the coding sequence ATGAACGAAGGGACGAGCCGTATGCAGCAACGCCAAGCCTTTGACATCGCCCTCAAGGAACTGAAGATGAAGCTCCTGCACATGGGTGGGGACGTGCAGGAGTCCATCCGCCACGCGGTGGCGGCTGTGCTGAAACATGACGAGGCGCTCGCAGAACGCGTCATCGAACGGGATCGGGAGGTCAATCGCCAGGACCACGAAATTGAGGACTTGTGCATCCGCCTCATCGCCACCCAACAGCCTGTGGCCGGCGATCTCCGCAGAATTGTCGCGGGCATGCGGCTCGCCGTGGATCTGGAACGGATGGGGGACCTCGCCGTCGACCTCGCGAAAACCGCCCTGCGCCTGGCGGCGCCCCCCATGCCCGATGTGGCGCGTCGCCTGCAGGAGATGGCGGAAGCGGTCGACAGCATGGTGTCCGAGGCACTGAACGCCTACGTGAACAGCGACGCGGATGCGGCGCGCAGATTGGCGGAAATGGACGACGCGGTCGATCGCGACTATCGACTGCTCGTGGAAGAACTCTTCGCCGATGGGCCTGACGCGAGCGGAACCCCCCAGCAGCGCATGCTCATCGCGTTCTGCGGCCGTTACCTCGAACGCATCGGCGATCACGTCACCAACATTGGCGAGAGCGTCCTCTACATCCTGACGGGCGAGCGGTCCGATCTGAACTGA
- a CDS encoding ABC transporter substrate-binding protein, with the protein MKRSKSNRGWVAAAVGLAVVGVAGCGAANTSANGASHSASASPEAASASSSSVLTVAPNVTGTFSDNFNPFSTNSMPGTLGNIYETLFYFDNTTGKQFNLLGTSFHFSNGGKILTVSLRKNAVWTDGVPFTAQDVVFTFEDLKKYPDADTNGVWQQLKSVQADGKYTVVFQFAQPNIPFAEQYVLGGTYIVPAHQWKSLGDPAKAKITHLNAIGTGPFKLSSFTTQDYQFTANPRYYGGAPEVKTLNYPAFASNSSADLALASGQIQYAGINIPNVEKTFVAADPAHNHYLFPPNESVELYPNLHNSLLAMLPVREAISLAIDRDALSKIGETGYEKPAVPTSLVLPPQSSWLDPSLPASDRAFAVNDAKAVQILQKAGFRKDQNGIFALHGKELSFNLLTVSGWSDWDEDALLIKQQLAKVGIAVNVQEEQFSAYYSAIDPGPGQTPHYDLAISWTNVGPTPYTTYYDMLDSHGSFNLEGYRNAQVDQWFNEFSSTTDSQVQHQVMYRIERLVASQLPVIPLLDGALWYEYNDSHFTGFPTANNLWINPAPYTYQAAAIIMDHLKPVK; encoded by the coding sequence ATGAAGCGGTCGAAGAGCAATCGAGGATGGGTCGCCGCTGCGGTCGGTCTCGCCGTGGTGGGTGTCGCCGGGTGCGGCGCAGCGAACACCTCGGCGAACGGCGCCAGCCATTCTGCCTCGGCGTCGCCAGAGGCGGCGAGCGCGTCGTCGAGTTCGGTCCTGACCGTCGCGCCGAACGTCACGGGCACCTTTTCGGACAACTTCAATCCGTTTAGCACCAACAGCATGCCCGGCACCCTAGGCAACATCTACGAGACATTGTTCTACTTCGACAATACGACAGGGAAACAGTTCAACCTGTTGGGGACCTCCTTCCACTTTTCGAACGGAGGGAAAATCCTGACGGTTTCTCTGCGAAAAAACGCGGTCTGGACGGACGGAGTCCCGTTCACGGCGCAGGATGTTGTCTTCACGTTCGAGGATCTCAAGAAGTATCCCGACGCGGATACCAACGGCGTGTGGCAGCAGCTGAAGAGCGTCCAGGCCGACGGAAAGTACACCGTGGTCTTCCAGTTCGCGCAGCCCAACATCCCGTTTGCCGAGCAGTACGTCCTTGGGGGCACGTACATTGTGCCGGCTCATCAGTGGAAGTCGCTTGGCGATCCGGCCAAGGCCAAGATCACGCACTTGAACGCCATTGGCACGGGTCCATTCAAGCTGTCGTCCTTTACAACTCAGGACTACCAATTCACCGCAAATCCGCGTTACTACGGAGGGGCACCTGAGGTCAAGACCCTCAATTATCCGGCGTTCGCCAGCAACTCGAGTGCCGATTTGGCGCTCGCGAGCGGTCAGATTCAATACGCCGGCATCAACATTCCCAATGTCGAGAAGACCTTCGTGGCAGCCGATCCGGCGCACAACCACTATTTGTTCCCGCCCAACGAATCGGTGGAGCTCTATCCGAACCTGCACAACTCGCTGCTCGCCATGCTGCCTGTGCGCGAGGCCATCAGCCTGGCCATCGATCGCGACGCACTCTCCAAAATCGGAGAGACGGGCTATGAGAAGCCAGCCGTGCCGACGAGTCTCGTCTTACCGCCACAGTCGTCGTGGTTGGACCCGAGTCTGCCCGCGAGCGATCGCGCCTTTGCGGTCAACGATGCCAAAGCGGTTCAGATTTTGCAGAAGGCAGGCTTCCGCAAGGACCAAAACGGGATTTTTGCGCTCCATGGCAAGGAGTTGTCCTTCAACTTACTCACGGTAAGCGGTTGGAGCGACTGGGATGAGGACGCGCTGCTCATCAAGCAGCAGTTGGCGAAGGTCGGGATCGCCGTGAATGTCCAGGAGGAGCAGTTCTCGGCCTACTACAGCGCTATCGATCCGGGCCCGGGCCAGACGCCGCACTACGACCTCGCCATCTCGTGGACCAACGTGGGGCCTACGCCGTACACGACGTATTACGACATGTTGGATTCGCACGGATCCTTTAATTTGGAAGGCTATCGCAATGCGCAGGTGGATCAGTGGTTCAACGAGTTTTCGTCGACCACGGATAGCCAGGTTCAGCACCAGGTGATGTACAGGATTGAGCGACTCGTGGCGAGCCAACTGCCGGTCATCCCGCTGTTGGATGGCGCGCTCTGGTACGAGTACAACGACAGCCACTTCACGGGCTTCCCGACGGCCAACAACCTCTGGATCAATCCGGCGCCGTACACCTACCAGGCGGCTGCCATCATCATGGATCACCTGAAGCCGGTGAAGTGA
- a CDS encoding C40 family peptidase, with protein MASSATYTVRAGDSLYGIAAKFHVTVRQLELWNHLSSDVIHPGQVLVVSQGGSTSASSSAPSSSRSEASTYVVEPGDSLWSISEKFHITVSQLEAWNGLTSSSAIHPGESLRVSSPKALFSSVNSAAKPASLSSRGSSPGSWNAPLTQSALGFAVADYARTFLGDPYEWGANGPSAFDCSGLIQYVYAHFYIQLPRTSYAQYEVGVPVSEGDLEPGDIVFFDTYGSGPSHDGIYLGNGQFINAASTSVEIDSLSDPYWADHYIGARRVIGQNG; from the coding sequence TTGGCTTCGTCCGCGACGTACACCGTGCGCGCTGGCGACAGCCTCTACGGAATCGCGGCCAAGTTTCATGTGACTGTCCGCCAATTGGAGTTGTGGAACCATCTTTCGTCCGACGTCATTCACCCTGGGCAGGTCCTCGTGGTCTCCCAAGGCGGTTCCACCTCTGCATCGTCGTCTGCACCTTCCTCGTCCCGCTCAGAAGCGTCCACGTACGTCGTTGAGCCTGGTGACTCGCTGTGGTCCATCAGCGAGAAGTTTCACATCACCGTGTCGCAGCTCGAAGCGTGGAACGGCCTGACCTCGTCCAGCGCCATCCACCCCGGCGAATCGCTCCGGGTTTCGAGTCCGAAGGCCCTTTTCTCCTCCGTGAACTCTGCCGCCAAACCAGCGTCTCTGTCCAGCCGCGGAAGTTCGCCCGGGTCGTGGAATGCGCCCCTCACCCAGAGCGCGCTTGGGTTTGCAGTGGCCGACTATGCGCGGACTTTCCTCGGAGATCCGTACGAGTGGGGGGCGAATGGCCCATCGGCCTTCGACTGCTCAGGATTGATTCAGTACGTTTATGCCCACTTTTACATTCAGCTGCCGCGGACGAGTTACGCGCAGTATGAGGTGGGCGTCCCGGTTTCTGAGGGTGATCTGGAACCGGGGGATATCGTGTTTTTTGATACATACGGGAGCGGCCCGTCACACGACGGGATCTATCTCGGCAATGGCCAGTTCATCAATGCGGCGAGCACGTCCGTCGAGATCGACAGCCTGTCGGATCCGTATTGGGCCGACCACTACATCGGCGCCCGCCGGGTCATCGGGCAGAACGGGTGA
- the pstB gene encoding phosphate ABC transporter ATP-binding protein PstB gives MTVRRLNAWYGAHQVLHNIDMDIEENRVTAIIGPSGCGKSTFIRCLNRMHETHPQARVEGDIRLADESLFDLDPVDVRRMVGMVFQKPNPFPTMSIFDNIAIGLKLAGIRRPSELRDRVERALRMAALWDEVKDRLAKPATALSGGQQQRLCIARALAVEPEVLLMDEPASALDPISTMRIEELIEEIKQTYTIVIVTHNMQQAARIADKTAFFYQGHLIEMDDTSQMFTKPKDKRTEDYITGRFG, from the coding sequence ATGACGGTACGCCGCTTAAACGCATGGTACGGCGCACACCAGGTGTTGCACAATATTGACATGGACATCGAGGAGAACCGCGTGACCGCCATCATCGGTCCGTCGGGCTGCGGAAAGTCGACATTCATTCGGTGCCTGAATCGCATGCACGAAACCCATCCCCAGGCCCGTGTGGAAGGCGATATCCGACTGGCCGATGAGTCGCTGTTTGATCTGGATCCGGTCGACGTCCGCCGGATGGTGGGCATGGTCTTTCAGAAGCCGAACCCATTCCCCACGATGTCGATCTTCGACAATATCGCGATTGGATTGAAACTGGCGGGCATCCGGCGCCCGAGCGAACTGCGGGATCGCGTGGAGCGGGCGCTGCGCATGGCGGCGCTGTGGGACGAGGTGAAAGATCGCCTGGCCAAGCCCGCGACGGCGCTGTCGGGCGGCCAGCAGCAGCGCCTCTGCATCGCCCGCGCGCTCGCCGTGGAACCGGAAGTGTTGCTGATGGACGAGCCTGCTTCCGCCTTGGACCCCATCTCGACCATGCGCATCGAAGAGCTGATCGAAGAGATCAAGCAGACGTACACCATCGTGATCGTGACGCACAACATGCAACAGGCGGCCCGCATCGCGGACAAGACGGCATTTTTCTACCAGGGCCATCTCATCGAGATGGACGACACCTCGCAAATGTTCACGAAGCCGAAGGACAAGCGCACGGAAGATTACATCACCGGCCGATTTGGATGA
- a CDS encoding indolepyruvate ferredoxin oxidoreductase subunit alpha, with amino-acid sequence MPFVITSPCIGEKAADCVETCPVDAIHEGPDQYYIDPDLCIDCAACEPVCPVNAIYQEEFVPEDEKEFIEKNRNFFRNR; translated from the coding sequence ATGCCGTTTGTCATCACGTCGCCTTGCATTGGGGAAAAGGCCGCGGACTGCGTGGAGACGTGCCCGGTGGACGCCATCCACGAGGGTCCGGATCAGTACTATATTGACCCCGATCTGTGCATTGATTGCGCTGCATGCGAGCCGGTTTGCCCGGTCAACGCCATCTATCAAGAGGAATTCGTTCCAGAGGACGAGAAGGAGTTCATCGAGAAGAACCGGAACTTCTTCCGCAATCGCTGA
- a CDS encoding polysaccharide deacetylase family protein encodes MIGWLVAVVLAVLVVYAGLPFVWTRGLGRSCIRRTPKPGCVALTFDDGPHPVYTPRLLNALREAGARATFFVIAEHALRHPEIVERMLAEGHEVQVHGYRHWFVPLLPPGLTARQCVGARDILAQRFGIDPRVYRPTWGACNLATLVMLRRSRMSMLLWSVMVGDWRRTPPEELARRILAKLDARSVIVLHDSDESPGAERGAPESVIAAIPAVVEEVRRRGYTFVLASECE; translated from the coding sequence GTGATCGGGTGGTTGGTCGCCGTGGTCCTCGCCGTCCTGGTGGTGTACGCGGGGCTGCCTTTCGTCTGGACGCGGGGCTTGGGGCGTTCCTGCATTCGCAGAACGCCGAAGCCCGGGTGCGTGGCGCTCACCTTTGACGATGGCCCTCATCCCGTGTACACGCCCCGGCTTCTGAACGCGCTCAGGGAAGCGGGAGCGAGAGCCACGTTCTTCGTGATCGCCGAGCACGCCCTCCGTCATCCCGAGATTGTCGAACGGATGCTGGCGGAGGGGCACGAAGTGCAGGTGCATGGGTATCGCCATTGGTTTGTGCCGCTGTTGCCCCCCGGACTCACGGCGCGCCAATGCGTGGGGGCCAGGGACATCTTGGCGCAGCGGTTCGGCATTGACCCCCGGGTCTACCGGCCGACCTGGGGAGCGTGCAACCTGGCGACGCTCGTGATGCTCAGGCGATCGCGCATGTCGATGCTGTTGTGGAGCGTCATGGTGGGCGACTGGCGCCGGACACCTCCAGAGGAGCTGGCGCGCCGCATTCTTGCCAAGCTCGACGCGCGCTCGGTGATTGTGCTCCACGACAGCGATGAGTCCCCGGGCGCAGAGCGCGGTGCGCCGGAAAGCGTGATTGCGGCCATCCCGGCCGTGGTCGAGGAAGTGCGCAGACGCGGATACACATTCGTGCTCGCGTCGGAATGCGAGTAG
- a CDS encoding helix-turn-helix transcriptional regulator produces the protein MEQKEKTPLSKLLEDRGIKQRWLARQIGMPETSLSFIVQGKRIPTLPVAMRIARVLGVTVEELWGHIVDDEG, from the coding sequence ATGGAACAGAAGGAGAAGACGCCATTGAGCAAGTTGTTAGAGGATAGGGGTATCAAACAACGCTGGCTGGCGCGCCAAATTGGCATGCCAGAAACCAGTCTTAGTTTCATCGTGCAAGGCAAGCGTATCCCCACGTTGCCCGTTGCAATGCGCATCGCCAGAGTTCTAGGTGTGACGGTGGAAGAGTTATGGGGACATATAGTGGACGATGAGGGCTAA
- a CDS encoding IS256 family transposase, with protein sequence MASLNSFAVLEWIRKMQDVDQIDFLRELMQLVTQFLIDAEAAEKIGAERYERTESRVTQRNGYRSRAWDTRLGTVDLKIPKLRQGSFFPSILEPRRRAEQALASVIQEAYVKGVSTRKVDDLVRALGLDGISKSEVSRLCQLIDEEVRQFKERPLEREYPYVWLDATFPKVREGGRVQSMALVIAIGVTDTGEREVLGFDVGTSEDGAFWSDFLRSLKARGLRGVRLVVSDAHAGLRQAISEVLTGATWQRCKVHTIRNVLSQVPKREQSMVASIIRTIFTQPTQEAAREQLRRVVAELRGRFPKAMDILEAAEEDVLAFMALPIEHWRQICSTNPLERLNREMRRRMDVVGIFPNRASVVRLAGAILQEQHEEWLVSRRYFSLESMAKLKPNRPFLAAEAMLQK encoded by the coding sequence ATGGCTTCGCTCAATAGCTTCGCAGTTCTCGAATGGATTCGCAAGATGCAAGACGTGGATCAGATCGATTTTTTACGGGAATTGATGCAACTCGTGACGCAGTTCCTCATCGATGCGGAAGCCGCAGAGAAAATCGGTGCCGAGCGCTATGAGCGGACGGAGAGCCGTGTCACACAACGAAACGGCTATCGTTCAAGGGCCTGGGACACGCGCCTCGGGACGGTCGATTTGAAGATTCCAAAGCTCCGTCAGGGCAGCTTCTTCCCTTCCATTCTGGAGCCCAGGCGTCGAGCGGAACAAGCGCTGGCTTCTGTGATCCAGGAAGCGTACGTGAAGGGCGTGAGCACCCGCAAGGTCGATGACCTGGTGCGAGCGTTGGGCCTGGATGGCATTAGCAAAAGCGAGGTGTCTCGCCTCTGCCAGCTCATCGATGAAGAGGTTCGCCAGTTCAAGGAGCGGCCGCTCGAGCGTGAGTATCCGTACGTGTGGCTGGATGCCACGTTCCCGAAGGTGCGGGAGGGCGGCCGCGTGCAGAGCATGGCGCTGGTCATCGCCATTGGCGTCACGGACACCGGAGAGCGCGAAGTACTCGGATTCGATGTCGGAACGAGCGAGGACGGCGCGTTCTGGTCGGACTTTCTGCGCAGCCTGAAGGCGCGAGGTCTTCGGGGCGTGCGTCTGGTGGTGAGCGATGCGCACGCAGGCTTGCGCCAGGCCATTTCGGAAGTGCTGACGGGCGCGACGTGGCAACGCTGCAAAGTGCACACGATTCGGAACGTGTTGAGCCAAGTGCCGAAGAGGGAGCAGTCGATGGTGGCCTCGATCATCCGGACGATCTTCACCCAGCCCACGCAAGAAGCGGCCCGCGAGCAGCTTCGCCGAGTGGTCGCGGAACTCCGGGGGCGTTTCCCGAAGGCGATGGACATTTTGGAGGCAGCAGAGGAGGACGTGCTGGCCTTTATGGCGCTACCTATCGAGCACTGGCGGCAGATCTGCTCGACCAACCCGCTCGAGCGGCTCAATCGAGAGATGCGTCGGCGGATGGACGTCGTGGGGATTTTCCCGAATCGAGCATCGGTAGTGCGCCTCGCTGGAGCGATTTTGCAAGAGCAGCACGAAGAGTGGCTGGTGTCGCGGCGATATTTCAGCCTGGAGTCGATGGCGAAACTCAAGCCCAACCGTCCGTTCCTCGCAGCCGAGGCGATGTTGCAAAAATAA
- a CDS encoding MGDG synthase family glycosyltransferase, giving the protein MKCLLLYASFGDGHVQVARALSEALTRDLGAEVRAVDTFRQTSASLARINERIFEWTTRYAPALYGWSYDWTRNFSIRHPLWAFLARFSRRAAWRAIHEFHPDVIVQLFPDHALAKLPPGPRPVVAVVLTDFAVHSRWVHANADLVVVPTHEAAAHVRRFRPDVRVEVGGIPVRDQFRRCALSRLDGARRIVLLTGGRGVFPQYEGVLERLIRHFPDHVIEVMCGRNARMLERVKAFAERAGHARIHPIGFTDDVASHLQQAEFVIAKAGGVTIAECLASGTPMVFYKPLPGQERENARCIERLGAGRIASTLADLDHLFAHWSEETQGAMRLRAVELGKPGAASYVSSCLARAWERHQALGHEAPAAAPLVLQERG; this is encoded by the coding sequence ATGAAGTGTCTCTTGCTCTACGCTTCATTTGGCGACGGGCATGTGCAGGTGGCGCGAGCGCTTTCGGAAGCTCTCACGCGGGATCTCGGTGCGGAAGTCCGGGCGGTGGATACGTTTCGGCAGACCAGCGCATCGCTCGCGAGGATCAACGAGCGAATTTTCGAATGGACCACGCGTTACGCGCCTGCGCTCTACGGCTGGAGTTACGATTGGACGAGAAATTTCTCCATTCGTCACCCTCTGTGGGCGTTCTTGGCGCGTTTTTCGCGCAGGGCCGCGTGGCGAGCGATTCACGAATTTCATCCGGACGTGATCGTGCAACTGTTCCCCGACCACGCGCTGGCGAAGTTGCCGCCCGGGCCGCGGCCTGTGGTGGCCGTGGTGCTCACGGATTTCGCCGTGCACAGTCGATGGGTTCATGCGAACGCGGATCTCGTGGTGGTGCCGACGCACGAAGCAGCGGCGCACGTGCGCCGCTTCCGCCCGGATGTCCGCGTGGAGGTGGGCGGAATCCCGGTGCGGGACCAGTTTCGCCGATGTGCGCTTTCTCGCCTCGACGGTGCGCGTCGCATCGTGCTCTTGACCGGGGGGCGCGGGGTGTTCCCGCAGTACGAGGGCGTGCTTGAGCGACTCATTCGCCACTTTCCCGATCACGTCATCGAGGTCATGTGCGGTCGAAACGCGCGAATGCTGGAGCGAGTGAAGGCATTTGCGGAGCGAGCGGGCCACGCGAGGATTCACCCCATCGGCTTTACCGACGATGTGGCCAGCCATCTTCAGCAAGCGGAGTTTGTCATTGCCAAGGCGGGCGGCGTGACCATCGCCGAGTGCCTGGCATCCGGCACGCCCATGGTGTTTTACAAGCCGCTGCCGGGGCAGGAGCGGGAAAACGCGAGGTGCATCGAGCGGCTCGGCGCCGGACGGATTGCAAGCACCCTCGCCGATCTCGACCATCTATTTGCGCATTGGTCCGAGGAGACGCAAGGCGCGATGCGGCTGCGGGCTGTCGAGTTGGGGAAGCCCGGAGCCGCGTCGTACGTGTCCTCGTGCCTCGCTCGCGCTTGGGAGCGTCATCAAGCCTTGGGGCACGAGGCGCCGGCCGCGGCTCCGCTTGTGCTTCAGGAGAGAGGGTGA